A window of the Synechococcus sp. JA-3-3Ab genome harbors these coding sequences:
- the csx2 gene encoding TIGR02221 family CRISPR-associated protein, with product MAKTLLTTLGTGDYTETTYFFGEQRADKTCYVAKALCQLFEIDRIILLLTEEARAKHWGRLQESLPPQVEKVAKAIPEGKTEAETWEIFDVLVDGIEPNSRLLFDITHAFRSIPLLVLLGAALLRKAKNVEIQGLYYGLYRPGQAETPIIDLTPAIRLLDWLTASDKFISTGSAVELGQLLDTVQRDFYRQQRPGKGDPRPTRLQSFGQAIRDISRSLELVRPVSLQEDLRKLQRHSTQELAEEVGQFAKPFGLLLQSIQNSYSQLALPAEKAADPQAQVQKHFQLLRWYVEKRFTTQALLLAREWVVSALCLCEGIQNYLEREARQGIEHQLGSLIPREEQLLGDLPATGSLIQHQEQLQSLPPIAAHVPDVQQLAKLWSRLSEYRNDVAHVQMKPKSLRSEVLESFVLQDLLPKLEALFPELTRTEGELEGDPSNSR from the coding sequence ATGGCTAAAACCCTTTTGACCACCCTGGGCACTGGCGACTACACCGAGACGACGTATTTCTTTGGGGAGCAAAGGGCAGACAAAACCTGCTACGTCGCCAAGGCCCTCTGCCAGCTCTTTGAAATTGATAGAATCATCCTCCTGCTGACGGAGGAGGCCCGCGCCAAGCACTGGGGCCGCTTGCAGGAGTCCTTGCCACCCCAGGTGGAGAAGGTGGCCAAAGCCATTCCTGAGGGCAAAACGGAAGCGGAGACCTGGGAGATTTTCGACGTGCTGGTCGATGGCATCGAGCCCAACAGCCGGCTGCTTTTTGATATCACCCACGCCTTTCGCTCCATCCCGCTGCTGGTGCTCTTGGGAGCCGCCCTTTTGCGCAAGGCCAAAAATGTCGAGATCCAGGGGCTCTACTACGGCCTCTACCGCCCTGGCCAGGCGGAGACCCCCATTATCGATCTCACGCCGGCCATTCGGCTTCTGGACTGGCTGACGGCCAGCGACAAGTTCATCAGCACCGGCTCGGCAGTAGAGCTGGGCCAGCTTTTGGACACCGTTCAACGGGACTTCTACCGACAGCAAAGGCCCGGCAAAGGGGATCCCAGGCCCACCCGGCTGCAGAGCTTTGGACAAGCCATCCGCGACATCTCCCGTTCTCTGGAGCTGGTGAGGCCGGTCAGCCTGCAGGAGGACTTGCGCAAGTTACAAAGACACTCTACCCAGGAGTTGGCAGAAGAGGTGGGCCAATTTGCCAAGCCCTTCGGCCTGCTGCTGCAAAGCATTCAAAATAGCTACAGCCAACTGGCGCTGCCGGCAGAAAAGGCGGCGGATCCCCAAGCGCAAGTTCAAAAGCACTTTCAACTGCTGCGCTGGTATGTTGAAAAGCGCTTCACCACCCAAGCCCTTCTCTTGGCCCGCGAGTGGGTGGTTTCTGCCCTTTGCCTCTGTGAGGGGATCCAAAACTACCTCGAACGAGAAGCGCGGCAGGGAATTGAACACCAGTTGGGATCCCTTATCCCGCGGGAAGAGCAGCTCTTGGGAGATCTCCCTGCGACTGGATCCCTTATCCAACACCAAGAGCAGCTTCAGTCCCTGCCTCCCATTGCCGCCCATGTCCCAGATGTGCAGCAGCTAGCTAAGCTCTGGTCTCGGCTGAGCGAATACCGCAACGACGTGGCCCATGTGCAGATGAAACCCAAATCTCTACGCA
- a CDS encoding Uma2 family endonuclease produces the protein MIEALERLAKEPAESSATASRKIWTDEEFMALPDDGNCYEVVDGKLIALGSASARHGYYVSLIHILLGAYVRSQKIGFTFDSDTSFKMKSGNRRSPDCSFFSKERLRSLGGIPKGYIEGAPDLAIEVLSEANTVGEIHDKIVEYFENGSRLVWVIHPEEKYVLVYRQPEPAALKRPGDILEGEEVIPGFALDLSEFFAEPEF, from the coding sequence ATGATTGAAGCTCTGGAAAGGCTAGCAAAGGAACCTGCCGAAAGCTCTGCAACAGCTTCTCGGAAGATTTGGACTGATGAAGAGTTTATGGCTCTGCCCGATGATGGCAATTGCTATGAAGTTGTCGATGGGAAGCTGATTGCTTTGGGTTCGGCAAGTGCAAGGCATGGATACTATGTAAGTTTGATTCACATCCTCCTAGGTGCCTATGTTCGCAGCCAAAAGATTGGCTTTACTTTTGACTCCGATACTTCGTTTAAGATGAAATCTGGCAATCGCCGCTCCCCAGATTGTTCTTTCTTCTCCAAGGAGCGGCTGCGATCTCTCGGCGGGATCCCCAAGGGCTATATCGAGGGAGCTCCAGACCTGGCTATAGAGGTTCTCTCTGAGGCCAATACTGTAGGAGAGATCCACGACAAAATTGTCGAGTATTTTGAGAACGGATCCCGGCTTGTTTGGGTCATTCATCCCGAAGAAAAGTATGTTTTAGTCTACCGCCAGCCTGAGCCCGCAGCATTGAAGCGGCCAGGAGATATCCTGGAAGGCGAAGAGGTGATCCCTGGGTTTGCCTTGGATTTGTCAGAGTTTTTTGCCGAACCTGAGTTTTAG
- a CDS encoding Uma2 family endonuclease, whose amino-acid sequence MLSTEELSIAHPKLTPEQFLALPEEDTTYELVNGQAVPKDLPMSPQRFHASLQKRLLFILDAWCQGKGDVYTELAVVLQRQDQDWLPVPDLLYVSFERWPAQLEEDGPCPVAPELVVEILSPGQSFGAVLQKAADYLEAGIPRVWVVDPQAKSITVFYPDAPPRTFTGSQAIQDEFLPGLKVVPQDVFAQARIP is encoded by the coding sequence ATGCTATCGACCGAAGAGCTGTCGATTGCTCATCCAAAACTTACTCCCGAACAGTTTCTCGCCTTGCCAGAGGAAGATACTACCTATGAGCTGGTCAATGGACAAGCTGTTCCCAAAGATTTGCCGATGTCTCCTCAGAGATTTCATGCCTCTTTGCAGAAGCGGCTGCTTTTCATTCTGGATGCCTGGTGTCAAGGCAAGGGGGATGTGTACACAGAGCTGGCAGTTGTTTTGCAAAGGCAGGATCAAGATTGGCTTCCTGTTCCCGATTTGCTCTATGTTTCCTTTGAACGCTGGCCAGCGCAGCTTGAGGAAGACGGCCCTTGTCCCGTCGCTCCCGAACTGGTAGTGGAGATTCTTTCTCCCGGCCAGAGTTTTGGGGCTGTACTTCAAAAAGCAGCGGACTATCTGGAAGCTGGGATCCCTCGCGTTTGGGTTGTGGATCCCCAAGCCAAGAGCATCACCGTTTTCTACCCCGATGCCCCGCCGCGGACTTTTACGGGATCCCAAGCCATCCAAGATGAGTTTCTGCCCGGCTTGAAGGTTGTCCCCCAGGATGTGTTTGCCCAAGCGAGGATCCCTTAG